DNA from Mycolicibacterium alvei:
CTCGACAGCTACAACGCCTTCCTCAACGAGTGGCTTAAAGGTCGCAAGCCGCAATACGCCGGCGTCACAGTGAAAGTGAACGGATCATCCGCCCAGGTGGTCTCAATCGACAACGACCCGAACACACCAGCAAGCTCCATGAACCCGAGGACATGGACATTCATCGACGGCGCTTGGCAGTTCGACAACTGCTAGCTCCGAGACCACATGGGGTCAGATTGGATCGACCGCCCATCCCGAGACAGGTGTGCACGGCAGCGGTGATCGAGGTCAGGTAATCGCAGACACGCCGTTGATCTGCTGCGAGCGGTTGCCCCCGCCGGAGTCAACTATCCGAGTATCCGATGCTGATGGTGTCGTCGAGATCCGCTGAAGCATCACGACCCAAACCAGTTCAAGATCCGCCGGAAAACATTGGCCAAGCCGTCACTTCCATACTGGTCGTTCGTTCCATTCCGGTTGCGTTCAATGGAATACGCCCTGTCGTAGTCATCAGGATCCCGCACGCGATAGCGGCCATCCGAATAGTCGAAGTAGAGCTGGCCATTGTCGAACTCGTCGCGGTCACATTCGAGCAGGGCAACAATCTTGCTGACCATGGCCTCATACACGTCGATTTTGTGATCCAAGTCGACTCGGAACAACAGGCTTCGAGCACCAAGTTCCTTGGCCTCCCGCTTCGTCCGGGAAAGCACCGAAGGCCAAGGATACTGTTGGCCACACCCGTGCCGGACGACGTATGTGGCGTGTTCACCCTTCCAAGGGCTGATCGCAATTGCGTCTTCGTCGGTGCTATTTGGCAGCGCCATTCTCAGTACGACGTAGCCGTTGTCGTTACCCGTCGACGAGAACGCACCTCGGTGGACAGTCGACTTCCGGTCCGGGAAACGCTTGGCCACTTCGAGCAACACCGCCGTGCGCTGAACGTCTGCCTCCCGGCCATGGAATGTGCCGCTACGGCGGACTTCATCGACAAACGACTGCACCAACTCTCCCGGTGGCAGCACCTCGAAGGGAAGATCCGCCACGGCCACTCGGTCGGCCGTTCGAGACCCATCCACGTAAAGGGCAGCGAGGAAATCGAAATCACCTGCCTCCAATGCGAGCAACTCCGCACGGCCCTTGGCGTACAGCGTTGCGGGATCATCGACGCCGAGGAGTTCGTCCACGAGAGTGATCGTCCGGGTGAGGTTGGCGATCGCTGCGGCGACATTGCGTGGTGAATCAATGACACGCGCCTCCGCAGGCGGCATGAGTTGGGTGAGCATCGTCTGTAGCAGTTCTGAGCAATCGTCGGTGCCGAAGGTCAACATGACAGCATGGCGCAAGAACGTCTGGCTAGCCCGCGCCCGGCGCAGCGCATCATCCGGTGAGCGCCAGGAAGTATCGACGTCAACCTTGTCGAATTCAGTAGCCAGTGCGCGCTCGGCGAGATGTGGACGGTTCTCCAAGAAACGGCCGTGGCGCGAAATCAAACGGGCAATGAGCTCCCTGTCGTCTCGGACGATAGAGCAAATGTATTTCAGCCGGCTCGCGGCAGAGTCGTCAAGCGAAGAGACAGGGCGGGCGGTCACTTCGCGCAGGCGCCATGCCAAATAGCCTCCGCCGCAGGCTGGGTCCGCGTCGAACGGCTCCAGGTTGTCCATAACAGTATCGGCGTCGAGTGACCTGCTGGAGGCTGCGATAACCAGGCTCGCCAGCTGATGCCGTCTCCCAACGGAATGCGCGCCGTCGACGTCTTCGAGATCTGAGTAGTAATCCTCGACAACGTCCTCCGCGATAAGGTCACCGACCAGGCCCACGCACTCTTCCCGAGTTCCGTTGTACCCGAGGCGGATATACCAGTCGTAGAACTCGCCGTTGTCTGCGGGCCGCCAGCTCTCGCCCCATCCTCTGACACCGAGCCCAATTGTGTCTACTGCCTCTACGAGTCGCTCGGCAGCTTCTTCCGACCCGTCGAAAACGAGGTAGTGGCCGAATCTATTGGTTTCCAAATACCACTCTTCGATTCCGAGGGCACCGTCGGCGACAGCAGACGCGGGCCTGCGAGCGTATGGAATAGCCACGTCAGCCGATACAAAAACGTTGCATTCCTCCTTACTCCGCGCGTCGTCGGCAATATTGATGACATCCCCCTCATACAGGGGATAGACCCACCCGCTATAGACGATCCCGGCGACTCCACCCGGCATCAATCGCACCGGACGGCCAGCCGCCTTCGCCACCGACTTGTCACCGTCGAAGATGACTGCGTCGACTGTCTTGGACGCCATCACATCACCTTTGTCAGAAACTCATTCAGCCTTGCCCGGCCGATCCCAACAAATCAGACCGCTTCCCACTCCATGTCACCACCAACGCATCTCGCGCGCGACTGCTGGCGACATAGAGCAGGGATCGCTCGCGCAGCAACGCTTCCGCGCGTTCTTCATCGGGCACGTTGCGCAGGGTCGCCGGTGACGGCACGTGCTTCTCATCAGCACCCGCGAGGACGACACGTGAGAACTCCATCCCCTTTGCCCGGTGCATGGTCATCACAAGCGGTTGGCCCGGTGTCGCAGCGTTCTTGTCGACGGCACGAGCTGTGACGCCGCGTTCGCCGAGCCCGCGTACGAAACGGTCGCGTTCGTCTTGGCTGCGGGTGAGCACGGCGATGCTCTCCGGCTCCACGCCGTCTTCCGCCAACCATTCCTTGACCTTCGTCGCCACCGATTCCAGCTCGGCAGCCAAGTCGGAGCATGGAATCAATTCCGGCACAGGGCCATTTCGCGCGGAGCGGTAATCGCTGGTCGACTCCTCCCCCTGTTCGAGATCGCGGTACTCCGCGCCGGAGAGCACGCTCACAGCGAAGTGGAGGTTCTGCGCGGTGGTCCGGTAGTTCAGCGTCAGCCGACGGGACCGGCCGACGATCTTGATCCCGAAGCGGCTCAACACAACCGGGCTGCCGTAGATCCGCTGATGTGAATCCTCGGCGATGAAGAGGTCGTTCGGCCCTTCTGCCGCCAGTGCCCGCAACAACGCCCAGTGCGTGGCGTGCAGATCCTGAGCCTCGTCGACGAGGACGTGGTCAGCCAGGTAGGTGCCGTCGCGCTCCGCGCGAACGCGCAGCGCCTCTGCGGCGAGGGCGAGGACTTCGGGGAAGCTGATGGTTTCGTCCATCTGGCTGTGCCGACGGAACGCCTCGACCAGCTTCCAGACGCCGATGCGCTCCGGACGGCTGAGCCGTACTCCCCGGCCGGGTCGCGCGACCTTGGCGTACTGCTCCAGCGTGGTGATGCGATTGGCCAGAACCACCGCCACGTATTCGCTCTCCAGAAATGTGGGGCCGGCCAATTTGGTGTCCAGCCCTGAGTCGACGGACTGGGCAACTTCTCGCCACACCGGATCGGATGCGGTTCGCTTAGAACCGAATTCGATGCCATGCCCGAACAATCGCTCACAGGCCGGCGCGACGGCAGATCCGGCTCGGTGCAGCACACCACTACCGAGTGCATCGATGCCACCGACGTAGACGCCGGGATCCCCGGGCTTGTCGGCGATCCGTACGTCGGGGTCCAGTGCCTTGAGGTCAGCTTTGAGGCCTTCGGCGAGAGCCTTGTTGTAAGTGGTCAGGATGATCCTGGCGTCCGGGTTGTCGCGGGCGAGGCGACGGGCCCGATGGATCGCGACGACAGTCTTACCAGTGCCGGCGCCACCTGAAAGACGAAATGCGCCAGAAAAATTCGACTCGACATACTTGCGTTGTTCGGGATGCAAGAACGTACGCCACGCGGCAAAGTCGCCGCCTTCGATGACGCGGCGCAGTTCTTCGTTATCTTCTATGAACGCGAACTGCATCTTCGAAGCTGGACGCTGCAGCGCCGCGATGATCTGCTGGTTCTCGTCGAGTTTCTTGTCCACCGGCTCTTTGGTAAACCCGTGGTTCTCCCTGATCGTCTCGATCGCGATGCCGGTGGCGAGTTCGAGCAGTGCGCTCCCCTCCCATTCGAGGCCGGTCGCCGCGGCCTCCAACAACGCCGACTCGTCCGGCGCCTCCATCGCCTTGGCCGCGAGCACGGGATTGATACCCAACCCCTCGGTGAGGTCGGTGAGCTTATAGCCGACCCCGGCAAGGTAGGACAGCTCGGGTTTCGCGACCAGTTCCGTGACAGGCGGAGCCTGAACCGGCTCAACGGGTGCGGAGTCTCCGATCAACCCTTCAAGGGTGCCGTTGATGGGGTTGACCCGTAGGGTCGCCTTTTCGGCGAGTTTGATCGCATCGTCGTGTCCCCAGGTGCCCATGTAGATGTACGTCGGGCCGCTGGACTTGTCGTCCACCCGAAACAGCACCGCGCGGTAGTGCAGGTCGACGCGCCCCGTGCGCACGCGGGGATCGATGGCCACATGCAGCGGTTCGATGTGCAGCGAGGGTTGAGTGTCATCGGCGGTGAGCTTCTCGAAGAAGTCGTACACCTTGTTCTTGACCGAACCGTCCAGCTTCGACATGCCCTTGCTGTTCGACGCGATAACCAGATTCGCCACCTACACCACTCCGTTCAATTTCAATGCCTCGACAATCTCGTCGACATCCGGCGCGCACAGCGTCCACCCGTCCACCGGTTCCGCTTCATCGAACACCACAGCCACCCGACCACCGGCCCATGCCATGTCCAGCACATCGCCATTCGTCGTCTCGTAACCCAGCTCGGGTGCCGCAGCACCTGCGGCAGCCAAGGCCCGGATGAGTTCGCGTTCTGCGTCGGACACCGCCTCGTCGAACAGGAGCTGCCATTCCGCAGGCAGCTCGGGCTCTCCTGCCTCCGCAGGCCCGGACACCGGGGCCGATGCCAGCAAGGTGCGGGTGCTGACCCGGCCGGGGTCGCTGATCCCCAACCAGTTCGACAGCCGCAGCCATTTCTTCCACGCCTTCCCGCCCAGGTCTTCCAACCGCTCGTCTCGGTCATCGACGGCGAGCACGGCCTGTGGCGGGTCGGACGTGGTGCGGACGCCGGCGGTGACGGTGACGCTTCCGTCTACATATGCCCAGCACATGTCGGACCCGGCCGCTTCAAACGGCGTTGATCCGTCCAGCGTCGCCAACGCCGCCGCGGTGACCTCGTCAACATCAGACTTCACCCTGTTGTCACTGCGGACGAACAAGTACGGCATCCACTTGCTGAAGTGTCGCCAGGCGTCGATGTCGGGAGTCACCATGAACTCGAGCAGTTGCGATACCGGGTCTTTGGCTTGCAGCCGAACCAAACCCGGTTGAACATGGAACCGGCTGGTGACGAAGCTAGTGGCCTTTTGATCGAACCAAGCCGGCTCGATCGACTCCCCAGATTTGAACCGCTGCAGATCCTCATGTCCGAAGACCCACACCAGATAGCCCGCGGCCCGCAATGCGGCACGTTTGTCGGCGTCGTCGGCGACGCGGTTGCGGTCTCCGGTCCCCGCGTGAAATGCGCGACCGTCGGCGAAGATCGCGACGCGGGGGATGTCCGGGTCGGCGGTCTGCAACACAAAGTCGGGTTTCACGAAGTCCAGCGAAACCTGCGGTCGCAGTGACCATTTCCGCGCCTTGCTGCCCTGCAGGGTGATGGTGGCCGACGGACCGTAGGTTCCCGGCTTCTCCACGACGGCGGCACCCATCAACTTGAGCCGCTCGATGAACGAGCAGTAGTAGTCGCGTTCCAGGAACGACTCGTCGCTGAGCGGCGTGCTGGGCGGTGCCTGCTCGGTCACGTCGGCGGTCCAGGCATCCAGCTCGGGCGTGCCGTGGGCGCCGACCTCGAGGATGCCGTCGAGCAGATTCAACGCGGTCAGCCGTGACACCTTGTCCATCTCGTAAGGCGCAGCGAACGGCAGCAGGCAGCGGTGGCAGGCCAGCCGATCCTCGTCCCGGCACGGGCATTCCCGCAGAATCTGCCGGGCCGCCGCCAGCACCGCGAAAACCTTGGTGTGGTCAGCGAATTCGGCGAGGTATCCGGTCCCGCCGGGAACCGTGTCGTGGATCAGCAGCGCGCGTCGGTCGGGCGCCCAGAGCGCATCGCTGATGGTGGCGACGTCGAGATGCTCGGGTGATCCGCCGATCACCTCGCGCAGGCCGAGCAGGATCGCGGCGGCCAGGCTGGGGTGGGCGAAGTTGTCGTACTCCATCTGCGGAGGCAGGTGTAGCAGCACGCCCTGAGTGCGTAGTCGTCGCGCCAGCGCGATGTCACGGACGTCCTCGGCCGCCGAGCCCCGCAGGCGACACCAGGTGCGGTGCTCGTATCGACTGTTGCGCCCGGCCTCCCGGTCGAGTTGCCCACACGACGCGCAGACCCGGAACAGGCCGCTGGCCGATTCCTGCCCGGCAATCATCCGAGTCTTGCCCTTGGACGCCCGCCCGCCGAGATTGATCCAACGAATATCCAAGCGCCGCAGGTATTCCGCACCGAACGACGAGCTGGAGCGGAACCAGGTGCGCCCCACCTGGGTGGGGTCGACGTCGGCGGCGGTCACCACGGTGAACGGTTCCTGTGCGCGGTTGTCGCGCAGGTCGTTAATGGTGGCCTCATCCCGGCGCACTTCCGCCGAAACGCGGGTCATCTCGACGACCGACAGGTGCTGACTCACGTCGGCGATGCCTGAGCTGTGGCAGCGCGGGCAGCTCGACACGGGATCAGGTCCCGCAGCGGACGCGCTGCTGCGCACCCACCCGCACTGTGGGCAGACTTGCCAGTCGTGGATGTTGGATTCACCGGTGCCCAGGTCGACCGCGTCGATGGTGACCGCGAGGCCTTGGGCGTAGAAGGTGGCGCCCGGCGCGAGCTCGGTGAGCGCAACCCGGGAGCCGCGTTGATAGCTGAGTTGCTCGCCCATGTAGTCGTTGCTGTCCGGGTCGATCCAGGTCACGCCGACATCCAGGGTCACCGCGTCGTCGAGGAGCGTGTAGTTGGGCAGCACGCCGTAGCGTTCGAGCACCGAGATCCAGTAGTCGCGAGTCAGCGAGGTGATCTGGGCGCCAAGCAGTTTGCGTGAACCCTTGGCGATCTTGAAGGCCCGACGGTCGTCGTCGGTGGCGGCCGGGGAGGTGGCCCGGCGTTCGAACTCGGGAAGATCCGCGTCGACGGTAGCCTGCCGTTCGGTGAGTTCTTTGAGGTCGAGTTGCCATTGGTAGGCCGCGGCCATCAGGCGCTGGGTGAGGCCACTGGGTCCGCCCTGCGGTGGCGCGCTCGCCCAGGATCGCAGGGCGTCGACGGCATCGGAGCTGAGATGTTCCCCGAACTGGGCCAGGAAGCGGTCCAGCAGCGCGTCGGCGTCGGTGGCGGCGGTCTCCATCAACCGAGCCAGCCAGCTGTCCGCCCCGTTGTCTCCGAGCACCGACCGTGCATCCTTGGGCGCCGCCAGCTGCGGGTCACGGGCGAACTGGTCGACGATGTGCGCAATGTACTGGCGTTGCAGGATCTCCTCGGCGCTGAGGAACGTCGCCGGCGGGCGTACATCCCCCTGGATCACCGACAGCGGCTCGAACAGCTTGGGCAGATGTTCGCCACGGCCGCGAACGTAGGCCAGCACCAACGAGTTTCCGGTGAGCCGGCCGGCGCGCCCCACACGCTGCAGGTAGGACGACACCGATCGGGGCAGCGACCCGAGCATGACGGTGGACAGGTCACCGATGTCGATGCCCATCTCCAGGGTCGGGGTCGCGACGAGCACGTTGGGTGCTTGCGGGTCGGTACCGCCGCGTTTGAAGGCAGTCTCATATTCGAGGCGGGTCTTGGTCGGCAGCAGGCCGGTGTGTTCCCGTGCGACGACACGTTTCATCTCCGTGGAGTCGTAGAGACGCCGGTAGAAGTTGTCGGTCTTCGCGCTACGACGCAGCCGCCCGGGGCAGCGGATCAACGTGCAGGGTGCCCCGTCCAGTTCGTCGACGGTGGTGGCACTGCCCGGCACCGGGGTTTGGCAGATGTCACAGGCCAGCAGGTGCCGCGCGTCGACGAGCGCTTCCAGCGTAGGAGCGCTGACCTGGACGGTGGCCGGCGACAATCCGTAGACGGTGGAGCCGGTCTCGGTGGTGATGGTGGACAGCAGCATCTGCTCGGCGAGTTCGGCGAACAGCGCCTTGGCCAGGAAGGTGCCGTCGTGGGGGCTGACGTCCAGGCATCGCGACGTCCATTGCGCGTACCAGGAAGACGGGGCCGTGATCGGGTCGAATCCCTCTGGCAGGGCACCGGTTCCGGACTTGAGGGCCGGAAAGGCCGGGGCGGGGCGACCTTTCGGGAAGGCTGGCATGCCCTGTCCGCGTGGGCGCCCACCCCACACGTGGTAGCGGTTGGCGTTCTTCTCGAGGTAAGGCCGCAGCCAGTCGTGGTGAATGGCGCCGCGGGTACGGATCCGTTCGACCGTGCCCCGCACCCACTGGGCCAGTGCTGCATCGGAGACCCCGGTCAACGGAAACTGGGCGGGGTCGGCCTTGTCGAGGGCACGCTTCCCGATGATCGGTGCCTTGTGTGCGGCCCCCAGGTAGACCTCGGCGGCGACGCTGCCGGTGAGTTCCAGGGTGCGGCCGGTGCGGGACTGCAAACCGAATTCGAGGTCGACGTCGAACCGCAGCCGGCGCTTGGCCTTGTTTTCCGCCGCCCGCCGCGAGTTGGGATGCACGTCGGGCTTCCAGAACGCCACGAACTCGTCGCGGTCAACGATGTCCGGCGGCAGCAGCTGGTAGCGCAGCATCGGATCGTTTCCGGCTCGGTCGATGACGGCTCGGGCGAGCTCGTCGAGGTCGAGTTCGGCGTCACCGAGCGCTCCGCGCAGCGCCGTGCGCAGGCTGAGGCTGTGGGAGCGTGCCTGCACGAAGCCTGCGCGGTGCGCGGCGTCCTGCACGCTGTCGGTGAACATCAACGCCTTCTTCTCGGCGGCGTCGAGATCCTTGTCGCCGAACAGGTTCGACAGGGTCACCGACAGCTGAGTGGCCACCGCGCTGCCGAGGAACCGGATGCCGTCGGCGGCTCCGCAGGCCGGGCAGACGTCGTTCTTGGATTGCTCGTCGGCGTCGGGCCCGATCAGGGTGAGCACCGGCAGCACCCGGCCGTCGACAACATCCGGGCTCTGCGGGTCCGGTGTGGCATCGAGGAGTTCACGCTGGTCGAGGTGGAACCACCGCAGACCGTGGACCTTGTCGGCGACCTGCGCTTCGGCGGGCGCCGAGATGAGCGCACGGAATCGGGAGGCGCCGGCGGCGTGGTCGGCGCGGATTGCCTCGTCGGTGACGTCGAGGGCGCTTCCGGTCGGTGCCAGCCGTGCACCCCAGCCCGAGCGTCCGCAGTGCCGGCAGTACACCGCGGGCAGATACAGCTCGTCGTCGACGGAGGTCCCGTCGTCGGACCAGCGGTATTCGGTGGCGGCCCGCACGGCGCGGTCGACACGGCTGAGTTCCCGGATCCACAGGTGCACATCGACCCCGAGCGCCGCCCGGCCGGTCTCGGCCCGGACGTGCGAGAGCATCGCAACAACGAACTCCAGGAACCGAATACGGATGTCGCGGGTGCGGGTGGCATCGCGATCGACGGGGACCGCCGGAAACACCTGCTCGGCCAGGTCGGGCAGCGACACCGCGTCGACGGCGTTCTCCAACACCGCCTGGATGAAGCGGTGCCGCTTGAGCTGATCGAGCATCTCCTCGGCGTCCAGGTCCGACGCAGTGGCGGGATCACCTGCATGTCCTGACTTCTCAAAGAGGTCAGATTGGACGGGCTGCTCGAAAAGTTCAGACTGGGTGGGCTTCGCAAAGCGATCAGATTGGAACATCGTCTCGAAGAGCTCGGCGAATACCGCAGTGGCGATGGCATGGTTGTCGCCGTCGCCTCGATCGAGGGCGGTGATCCGGTCGAGCGCGTCGGGCAGCGCCGGTTCGATCGGCTTCCAGGCATGGTCGTGGCTGCCCAATCGGGCTTTGCGCCATTCGCCGGGGTTCAGCCGGGTTTCCTCGATCACTGCGTCGGCGCCGAACGGTTCCCCGAACACGGTGTACGCGAAATCGAGCATGGCGGCTGGGGCGGAACGTGAGCCCAGGGTCGCCGACGTCGCGACCGGGGTCACCTTGCCGAGCGGACGGGCACGGTCGCCGTCGGTGACCCGCGACGTGGCAGTCCAGTGAGCTTTGAGGGTGAGACCAAGCCGACGCAGCAGCATCGCGACATCGGTGCCCTGCGCGCCGTCGTAGGTGTGGAATTCATCGAGCACCAGGTATTGCAGCGATTCGGCTGACAACTGCCACATATCGGCGCGGTCGGGGCGCAACAGCATATGGTCGAGCATCTTGTAGTTGGTGAGCAGGATGTCGGGCGGCGAGTCGTGCATGAGGGAGCGATCCGTGATCAAGCCGTCCGCCGAAACCCGAGTGCGCCCACCGCCGCTCTGCTCACCGGTGTAAATACCCGCAGTGACTGCGCCAAGGGCTGGATCCCCGGAGATCAGCTTGGCCAGTCGCTCGGCCTGATCGTTGGCGAGCGCGTTCATCGGGTACAGGATCAGCGCCTTCATCCCGGTGACACCGGACTTCTTGGCGCGCAACACGTGATCGAGGATCGGGTACAGGAAAGCCTCGGTCTTGCCCGACCCGGTGCCGGTGGTGACCAACGTGGGCTGCGGCCGTTCCTGGTGATGGGTGGAGAGCCGCTCGAACGCCCGCGCCTGATGCCCGTACGGTGTGAAATCGGCTGGCCACCAATCCAGGTCGTCACGCCAGTCGTCACTGGCCGGGGCGAACGGCAGCCGCAGCCGCACATACGGCCCCTTGAACATCCCGTTGACGGGATCACCGATGAAGTCGGTCAGAACCGCCTGGGCGTCGGGGTCGGTCAACGCGAATGTCGTTGCCAGGTAATCGGTCAAGCCCTCCCGCAAGTGTGTCGCTTGCAGGGTAGGAAGTAGTGCGCCCATCAGATTGCCTCCGTCTGCGCGCTCAAGCACTGGTGACCACGCCTATGTTTCCAAACGACGTTGTTCGTGTCATGGCAATGTGCAGGCGCGGCGCCCGATCTGATTCGCGCCAGGTCGTTCTCGGCGCGAGGTTCTCCAGACGTGTCACTTCGTGCACTGATATGCACTCTCTGGCCAGATTGTTGCTGCGCCCACGAGCCGAGTGCGTCGAGCGCTGGCACGAGCTTCGGATGCTTAATCGTCATGAGCAAAATTCAGTAACTTGTCGTATGCCACTCGCTTCTCTGGCCATTGCCATGCCGGTATCTCAGCCGGTCGATCCCGATGAGCGGCGTAGGTCAGCACTAGGTGATGTTTCGCACGCGATATTGCGACGAAGAACTCGGACATGGCGACGGTGGGATCGCCCCGGAACAGTTGTCGGTCCACACCAAGGACGACGACCTTTTCAAACTCCAGGCCTTTGCATTTGTGGATGGTGAGGAATCGTATTGCCTCTTCATCCGACAGACGCCGGAGGGCCTGGACTGGGTCACCGTCCAGCGTTAACTCGCGTCCGAATGCGTCGAGTGCTTGCTGGATCAGTTCGTCTAGATACGTGCCATGCTGGTACCCGGGAGACAATGCGGTGAGCACCGGTCGCGACACCATCTCCAGGAATTCGTTGACGAGCGTTCGCCAAGCTCCGATCTCGGCTAATTCGAAGTCGGGACTGCGCACTTCTGCTCGCGCTTTAAGGAGCATTCGCTTCATGCGGCTGTCGAAACGAGCGGCCTCTTCCTCGGAACTGCTGGCACGGTTAGCGATTCGCATCACTTCGGTGTAGGCGTCGGGTTGCCTGTCGTCGGCGATGACGCGAATAAAATTGAGAACGAGCGCGGATGCTGGTTCGGCCACCAGGTCCTGACTCTCTTGCTCATTACGGAACGGGATGCCGCACTCGGTCAGTTCGCGGCCGAGCACGGCTGCGACCAGGTGAGGTTGCTGGCGCACCAGGACAGCGATCTCTGTCGGCGCGACTCCAGCTTGGAGCCAGTCTTCGATGTAGCCCGACACCGACTCGGCTTCCTCAGCCTCATTGTCGAAGTTGCGCCTGTCGATGATGCCATCACCACCGATAAGCTGCTCGGCGGGACTGACCGCTCCGGGGTCCATTTCTGCGATCATCCGATTCTGCATCCGCCTTAATCGCGGGGCGGAGCGGAAGTTCTGATACAGGGGGAGCGGAAGTGCCGAAAAGTCTTCCGCAAACGTCTGTAGCACTCCGTCCAGGGCGCCAGCCCACACCATAATCCGCTGTTTCGTATCGCCGACGGCCGTCAAGACTTGCGACGCCTGACCGAACGCCAGTTTGATCATCTCGTACTGCGGTTTCGTACAGTCCTGAAACTCATCGAGAAACACATGGCTGAAGGTTTGGCGGGTTCCTCCAACGGCGTACGCGTTGGATTCGAGAATTTCCAATGCCAGAGGCACCAGGTCGTTGAAGGTTATTTGCTCACGCGCTATACGAGTAGTGAAGTCGACGCGGTAGTCCGGATCGAGAGCGTTCTGCCCCGTCAAAGCTTGTCGGAAGTTGTCGATCAGTCGTTTGGCGAAAGCGTGGAAAGTGAAGCTGTCGAACCTCGCCGCCAGGTGAGCTCCAGAACGGCTGCGAACTCGGTCCCTCAGGTTTCGAGCCGCGTCGACTTTGACACTCAGGGCCAAGATTCGGCGCGGATA
Protein-coding regions in this window:
- a CDS encoding DEAD/DEAH box helicase, producing the protein MGALLPTLQATHLREGLTDYLATTFALTDPDAQAVLTDFIGDPVNGMFKGPYVRLRLPFAPASDDWRDDLDWWPADFTPYGHQARAFERLSTHHQERPQPTLVTTGTGSGKTEAFLYPILDHVLRAKKSGVTGMKALILYPMNALANDQAERLAKLISGDPALGAVTAGIYTGEQSGGGRTRVSADGLITDRSLMHDSPPDILLTNYKMLDHMLLRPDRADMWQLSAESLQYLVLDEFHTYDGAQGTDVAMLLRRLGLTLKAHWTATSRVTDGDRARPLGKVTPVATSATLGSRSAPAAMLDFAYTVFGEPFGADAVIEETRLNPGEWRKARLGSHDHAWKPIEPALPDALDRITALDRGDGDNHAIATAVFAELFETMFQSDRFAKPTQSELFEQPVQSDLFEKSGHAGDPATASDLDAEEMLDQLKRHRFIQAVLENAVDAVSLPDLAEQVFPAVPVDRDATRTRDIRIRFLEFVVAMLSHVRAETGRAALGVDVHLWIRELSRVDRAVRAATEYRWSDDGTSVDDELYLPAVYCRHCGRSGWGARLAPTGSALDVTDEAIRADHAAGASRFRALISAPAEAQVADKVHGLRWFHLDQRELLDATPDPQSPDVVDGRVLPVLTLIGPDADEQSKNDVCPACGAADGIRFLGSAVATQLSVTLSNLFGDKDLDAAEKKALMFTDSVQDAAHRAGFVQARSHSLSLRTALRGALGDAELDLDELARAVIDRAGNDPMLRYQLLPPDIVDRDEFVAFWKPDVHPNSRRAAENKAKRRLRFDVDLEFGLQSRTGRTLELTGSVAAEVYLGAAHKAPIIGKRALDKADPAQFPLTGVSDAALAQWVRGTVERIRTRGAIHHDWLRPYLEKNANRYHVWGGRPRGQGMPAFPKGRPAPAFPALKSGTGALPEGFDPITAPSSWYAQWTSRCLDVSPHDGTFLAKALFAELAEQMLLSTITTETGSTVYGLSPATVQVSAPTLEALVDARHLLACDICQTPVPGSATTVDELDGAPCTLIRCPGRLRRSAKTDNFYRRLYDSTEMKRVVAREHTGLLPTKTRLEYETAFKRGGTDPQAPNVLVATPTLEMGIDIGDLSTVMLGSLPRSVSSYLQRVGRAGRLTGNSLVLAYVRGRGEHLPKLFEPLSVIQGDVRPPATFLSAEEILQRQYIAHIVDQFARDPQLAAPKDARSVLGDNGADSWLARLMETAATDADALLDRFLAQFGEHLSSDAVDALRSWASAPPQGGPSGLTQRLMAAAYQWQLDLKELTERQATVDADLPEFERRATSPAATDDDRRAFKIAKGSRKLLGAQITSLTRDYWISVLERYGVLPNYTLLDDAVTLDVGVTWIDPDSNDYMGEQLSYQRGSRVALTELAPGATFYAQGLAVTIDAVDLGTGESNIHDWQVCPQCGWVRSSASAAGPDPVSSCPRCHSSGIADVSQHLSVVEMTRVSAEVRRDEATINDLRDNRAQEPFTVVTAADVDPTQVGRTWFRSSSSFGAEYLRRLDIRWINLGGRASKGKTRMIAGQESASGLFRVCASCGQLDREAGRNSRYEHRTWCRLRGSAAEDVRDIALARRLRTQGVLLHLPPQMEYDNFAHPSLAAAILLGLREVIGGSPEHLDVATISDALWAPDRRALLIHDTVPGGTGYLAEFADHTKVFAVLAAARQILRECPCRDEDRLACHRCLLPFAAPYEMDKVSRLTALNLLDGILEVGAHGTPELDAWTADVTEQAPPSTPLSDESFLERDYYCSFIERLKLMGAAVVEKPGTYGPSATITLQGSKARKWSLRPQVSLDFVKPDFVLQTADPDIPRVAIFADGRAFHAGTGDRNRVADDADKRAALRAAGYLVWVFGHEDLQRFKSGESIEPAWFDQKATSFVTSRFHVQPGLVRLQAKDPVSQLLEFMVTPDIDAWRHFSKWMPYLFVRSDNRVKSDVDEVTAAALATLDGSTPFEAAGSDMCWAYVDGSVTVTAGVRTTSDPPQAVLAVDDRDERLEDLGGKAWKKWLRLSNWLGISDPGRVSTRTLLASAPVSGPAEAGEPELPAEWQLLFDEAVSDAERELIRALAAAGAAAPELGYETTNGDVLDMAWAGGRVAVVFDEAEPVDGWTLCAPDVDEIVEALKLNGVV
- a CDS encoding 3'-5' exonuclease, producing the protein MANLVIASNSKGMSKLDGSVKNKVYDFFEKLTADDTQPSLHIEPLHVAIDPRVRTGRVDLHYRAVLFRVDDKSSGPTYIYMGTWGHDDAIKLAEKATLRVNPINGTLEGLIGDSAPVEPVQAPPVTELVAKPELSYLAGVGYKLTDLTEGLGINPVLAAKAMEAPDESALLEAAATGLEWEGSALLELATGIAIETIRENHGFTKEPVDKKLDENQQIIAALQRPASKMQFAFIEDNEELRRVIEGGDFAAWRTFLHPEQRKYVESNFSGAFRLSGGAGTGKTVVAIHRARRLARDNPDARIILTTYNKALAEGLKADLKALDPDVRIADKPGDPGVYVGGIDALGSGVLHRAGSAVAPACERLFGHGIEFGSKRTASDPVWREVAQSVDSGLDTKLAGPTFLESEYVAVVLANRITTLEQYAKVARPGRGVRLSRPERIGVWKLVEAFRRHSQMDETISFPEVLALAAEALRVRAERDGTYLADHVLVDEAQDLHATHWALLRALAAEGPNDLFIAEDSHQRIYGSPVVLSRFGIKIVGRSRRLTLNYRTTAQNLHFAVSVLSGAEYRDLEQGEESTSDYRSARNGPVPELIPCSDLAAELESVATKVKEWLAEDGVEPESIAVLTRSQDERDRFVRGLGERGVTARAVDKNAATPGQPLVMTMHRAKGMEFSRVVLAGADEKHVPSPATLRNVPDEERAEALLRERSLLYVASSRARDALVVTWSGKRSDLLGSAGQG